From a region of the Alnus glutinosa chromosome 1, dhAlnGlut1.1, whole genome shotgun sequence genome:
- the LOC133864361 gene encoding squamosa promoter-binding-like protein 13A isoform X1 has product MAEIDRKRILPATACAWDEIADCCDVTVCERLNKHSGVCRQEIYYRGWLCVMESSSSSGSTKRARAVGGGARAPSCLVDGCTSDLSKCRDYHRRHKVCEDHSKSPKVTIRGQEQRFCQQCSRFHSLGEFDEGKRSCRKRLDGHNRRRRKPQPESRPLNSGRFLSSYQGTTILTFSSPQILPQGAVVSSTWLGPVKADTDAAVLCNSYSQLNFCDIRNSINPGSLCHNYKGGKQCQFSQGSSSSLPGASVSCQPLPDANFAYSNASSSRKVFSNGSNRGFDDSDCALSLLSSTPSEAGQVGLGHMVQFNPINPAQSFVPTIHYNGLRMEGKAVSSALVSDSSSNANLHCQDMFSIWPDGSSASGAHHHTHSFLWE; this is encoded by the exons ATGGCGGAAATTGATAGAAAGAGAATTCTTCCCGCGACTGCCTGTGCTTGGGACGAGATTGCTGACTGCTGTGACGTGACAGTTTGTGAGCGTTTGAATAAGCA CTCAGGAGTGTGTAGACAGGAAATTTACTATAGAGGCTGGCTCTGTGTGATGgagtcatcatcatcatcaggatCAACGAAGAGGGCTCGAGCAGTCGGCGGTGGAGCCCGAGCCCCTTCATGCTTGGTTGATGGGTGCACTTCAGACCTTAGTAAATGCAGGGATTATCACCGACGCCATAAAGTATGCGAAGACCACTCAAAGTCCCCGAAGGTTACAATTAGGGGTCAGGAACAACGTTTCTGCCAGCAGTGCAGCAG GTTCCATTCCCTGGGAGAGTTCGATGAAGGAAAGCGAAGCTGCAGGAAACGTCTTGATGGACACAACCGACGCCGTAGGAAGCCTCAACCAGAATCTCGGCCCTTAAATTCAGGAAGGTTCCTCTCCAGCTATCAAG GCACCACAATCTTAACATTCAGTAGTCCACAAATACTTCCGCAAGGTGCTGTAGTGAGCTCTACTTGGCTTGGACCTGTCAAAGCTGACACTGATGCTGCTGTGCTTTGCAACAGCTATTCGCAGCTGAACTTTTGTGACATAAGAAACTCGATTAATCCTGGTTCTTTATGCCACAATTACAAAGGAGGAAAGCAGTGCCAATTTTCACAAGGCTCTAGCTCCTCCCTCCCTGGAGCTTCTGTCAGCTGCCAACCTCTTCCAGATGCTAATTTTGCATACAGCAACGCCAGCAGCAGTCGGAAAGTGTTCTCTAACGGATCAAACCGAGGCTTCGACGACTCTGactgtgctctctctcttctgtcatcaACACCATCTGAGGCTGGGCAGGTTGGTTTGGGCCACATGGTGCAGTTCAACCCCATCAACCCAGCTCAGTCCTTCGTCCCCACTATTCACTACAATGGCTTGAGAATGGAGGGTAAGGCAGTTTCTTCCGCTTTGGTTTCTGATAGCAGCAGCAATGCCAACCTCCATTGCCAGGATATGTTTTCCATTTGGCCTGACGGGTCGTCTGCAAGCGGGGCGCATCACCATACACATTCCTTCTTGTGGGAGTAG
- the LOC133864361 gene encoding squamosa promoter-binding-like protein 13A isoform X2, translating into MESSSSSGSTKRARAVGGGARAPSCLVDGCTSDLSKCRDYHRRHKVCEDHSKSPKVTIRGQEQRFCQQCSRFHSLGEFDEGKRSCRKRLDGHNRRRRKPQPESRPLNSGRFLSSYQGTTILTFSSPQILPQGAVVSSTWLGPVKADTDAAVLCNSYSQLNFCDIRNSINPGSLCHNYKGGKQCQFSQGSSSSLPGASVSCQPLPDANFAYSNASSSRKVFSNGSNRGFDDSDCALSLLSSTPSEAGQVGLGHMVQFNPINPAQSFVPTIHYNGLRMEGKAVSSALVSDSSSNANLHCQDMFSIWPDGSSASGAHHHTHSFLWE; encoded by the exons ATGgagtcatcatcatcatcaggatCAACGAAGAGGGCTCGAGCAGTCGGCGGTGGAGCCCGAGCCCCTTCATGCTTGGTTGATGGGTGCACTTCAGACCTTAGTAAATGCAGGGATTATCACCGACGCCATAAAGTATGCGAAGACCACTCAAAGTCCCCGAAGGTTACAATTAGGGGTCAGGAACAACGTTTCTGCCAGCAGTGCAGCAG GTTCCATTCCCTGGGAGAGTTCGATGAAGGAAAGCGAAGCTGCAGGAAACGTCTTGATGGACACAACCGACGCCGTAGGAAGCCTCAACCAGAATCTCGGCCCTTAAATTCAGGAAGGTTCCTCTCCAGCTATCAAG GCACCACAATCTTAACATTCAGTAGTCCACAAATACTTCCGCAAGGTGCTGTAGTGAGCTCTACTTGGCTTGGACCTGTCAAAGCTGACACTGATGCTGCTGTGCTTTGCAACAGCTATTCGCAGCTGAACTTTTGTGACATAAGAAACTCGATTAATCCTGGTTCTTTATGCCACAATTACAAAGGAGGAAAGCAGTGCCAATTTTCACAAGGCTCTAGCTCCTCCCTCCCTGGAGCTTCTGTCAGCTGCCAACCTCTTCCAGATGCTAATTTTGCATACAGCAACGCCAGCAGCAGTCGGAAAGTGTTCTCTAACGGATCAAACCGAGGCTTCGACGACTCTGactgtgctctctctcttctgtcatcaACACCATCTGAGGCTGGGCAGGTTGGTTTGGGCCACATGGTGCAGTTCAACCCCATCAACCCAGCTCAGTCCTTCGTCCCCACTATTCACTACAATGGCTTGAGAATGGAGGGTAAGGCAGTTTCTTCCGCTTTGGTTTCTGATAGCAGCAGCAATGCCAACCTCCATTGCCAGGATATGTTTTCCATTTGGCCTGACGGGTCGTCTGCAAGCGGGGCGCATCACCATACACATTCCTTCTTGTGGGAGTAG